A single Anopheles maculipalpis chromosome 3RL, idAnoMacuDA_375_x, whole genome shotgun sequence DNA region contains:
- the LOC126565855 gene encoding vacuole membrane protein 1, with protein MPKKVVVSKKKPMKMKNIADNLTTNGNADDANASRRAKSRDDDARYGENSIVNENNSCKPFTSQKMKSAKEDNSCEQTSFSKSKQNNHVEHRAGNAMRKKSAGSPNSTNATSNRNGNSNSNNSTVSQKNDNKKFAKEIKSLVLWKSPMKTLKYAGLEILFLIKTNMNRLLHQRALLMAILVLLCSTVVAIYTPGQHQKLIEAIKTKGFFIVYWLGLGVLSSVGLGTGLHTFLLYLGPHIASVTLAAYECGSLDFPEPPYPNEILCPDDNGTKNLIIPSLWSIMTKVRYEAFLWGAGTALGELPPYFMAKAARLSGNNTEELENLQELEKLQKRKEKGEKIGLFDKGKLMMEDIVERVGFFGILLCASIPNPLFDLAGITCGHFLVPFWKFFGATLIGKAVIKMHIQKIFVIISFNENLVDKFIDILALIPLIGVRLQKPFKGFFESQKQRLHRNNNKQSVNPSQGNILASVFEYFVFLMICYFIISIINTFAQSCCKRMRKQQSSSSSSISNDVASNKKES; from the exons ATGCCGAAAAAGGTGGTTGTATCGAAAAAGAAaccgatgaaaatgaaaaatatagcTGATAATCTGACTACCAATGGCAATGCTGATGATGCAAATGCTTCTAGACGTGCTAAATCACGTGACGACGATGCTAGATACGGGGAAAACAGTATCGTTAATGAAAACAATAGTTGCAAGCCTTTCACTAGTCAAAAGATGAAGTCAGCCAAAGAGGATAATAGCTGCGAGCAAACTTCCTTCTCTAAAAGCAAACAG aATAATCACGTGGAGCACAGGGCTGGTAACGCGATGAGGAAAAAGAGCGCCGGTAGTCCGAACAGTACTAATGCAACCTCAAATCGAAACGGTAACAGCAATAGCAATAACAGTACGGTATCGCAGAAGAACGACAATAAAAAATTTgccaaagaaataaaatcgttAGTACTATGGAAATCGCCAATGAAAACGCTAAAATATGCCGGCCTGGAAATATTATTTCTAATCAAAACCAACATGAACAG ATTATTGCACCAAAGGGCACTACTTATGGCTATTTTAGTTTTACTATGTAGCACCGTAGTCGCCATTTATACGCCAGGTCAACATCAGAAGCTAATAGAAGCGATCAAAACCAAAGGATTCTTTATAGTGTACTGGCTAGGCTTAGGTGTGCTATCATCCGTAGGGCTTGGGACGGGATTACATACATTTCTATTATATTTAGGACCGCACATTGCCAGTGTCACCTTGGCAGCGTACGAGTGCGGTTCTCTCGACTTCCCGGAGCCACCGTATCCGAATGA AATACTTTGCCCTGATGATAATGGCACAAAGAACCTTATCATTCCATCGCTATGGTCTATTATGACCAAGGTTCGCTATGAAGCATTTCTGTGGGGCGCTGGTACCGCACTTGGAGAACTTCCGCCCTACTTTATGGCTAAAGCTGCTCGCCTTTCGGGCAACAATACCGAGGAATTGGAGAATCTACAAGAGCTGGAAAAGCTACAAAAACGTAAGgaaaagggagagaaaattGGTTTGTTCGACAAAGGTAAACTGATGATGGAGGACATCGTTGAACGTGTAGGATTCTTCGGTATTTTGCTATGCGCTAGT ATTCCTAATCCATTGTTTGATTTGGCCGGTATCACCTGTGGCCACTTCTTGGTGCCgttttggaagtttttcgGTGCTACTCTCATCGGCAAAGCAGTGATAAAGATGCATATACAGAAAATATTCGTTATCATATCGTTCAATGAAAATCTAGTAGATAAATTCATCGACATTCTTGCACTCATTCCATTGATAGGTGTACGGTTGCAGAAACCTTTTAAAGGATTTTTCGAAAGTCAAAAACAACGCCTCCACcgaaataataacaaacagTCGGTAAACCCATCGCAAGGCAATATATTAGCTAGTGTATTCGAGTACTTTGTGTTTCTCATGATTTGTTACTTTATCATTTCGATTATAAACACATTTGCTCAAAGTTGTTGTAAACGTATGAGGAAGCAGCaaagtagtagcagcagtagcatttCGAATGATGTAGCGTCGAATAAGAAGGAATCCTAA
- the LOC126563875 gene encoding serine-rich adhesin for platelets: MGHYTLFIRLVCPVLVILSELTSIEGNSKSTQRNLFRVPSRRAPRSALVEENDSGTATNAFADGEMDSYQGLVGRPGIDFPVLTHIPKTIFDCKNHGNGYFADLETRCQVFHICDDGKKISFLCPNGTIFRQLDLICDWWFKVDCAATPNHFAESTEMLTQAKRARLQSKHPVPQPITQSDERLTLNIQDKRLLLGNTNNFRNAKTPARNTLELNRRMDRIVSAESNGFGSTRNGKTLKDNTDKTYSVDEIQDTAQSASFASIANKMFNTYYAQEQLLKDQTNVNKLRRTESNGEDSHRDYLSALSKDGRDENISSSSSSSSNNNRHAMNYMPYTTARKLNLNSKVTQFYTPTVPTFTTSTRTTTVGAITEDAMVTTKATTINGFISGGPVGSQSFSNQFTHPIRREGTADEETIMDHAMEIMQTIKNLKIDESASNGDAAKQTIDEVMATASTNTFNGPSITFSTIASPAKTSFEFLQQPSGIGPNIDRFRRMRIVSERRPQVDVGHRSLLTRTTLNEYDRLFQTRNNENGGNHIDDVHGHDHDQSETEFYMDSQMEHDLEGQSSRYPVFGMSNSTQIRELAQIFTHALSAYLQDPVTFRRILTEIRPKAPGTQTANKSFTLERSLATGELETNVPSLLETTTYSSVDNSIQNARLQDGDNYEVLDFSDLSTTTTTGNPSEKETTVLDTTTTLPTTTVDSNTDYNRVSFKPEDISRKQGKSLSIKFITNSRNELADEVNSELGTPASFSYTNRFADQASAEGQNNREAGDVTSTIINRLDTKAPTISSALPTATANAVTEPVPAPQSILKPPVITSSRYSAEIKPKTTLVLEDDEQLQRAQSESIVSSQNNRPIYERNKYSVISLHNFRDNPTTGVTSGSLGNQTPIATVQPAANSQQEANGIVPLSRTTMSYTVFFDPLTINDELMELEKPKPTAAHIPAIHMVRQYGWNGTLLKPDASTPNVAADDYSTSLMSENLRENSTLMQKKANEMFGELNDAQADKLMSAIKMADKDKSMRRLILLLIRTCDDTPTSTNEESRKALLEALINIGGVMNTQSADDLRIISDSQTRDADYRRGKEIGYNRDTNLLYAGSPDKSTTPNMAATTENYAKVLTGSNDGSNSEEPRDSQERFNSEEWLKGNDVQTTEATTKMSLASGEGQTNYLPNTVTTQARWAYDYDNTNQPQSTTTPYPSTVGQTTVDSSSSTVFTTNAEPTVTTTLTANPTSESSDNPSSTAIQTTVDAIDTEYRSVESLESDSSSEIKPPFVVSQRLPKDLSSSLGYPSSKKSKHNSAHNSDTRALELLKSLYSLAARWG, from the exons ATGGGACATTATACTTTGTTCATACGCTTAG TGTGTCCGGTTCTCGTAATTTTATCGGAACTTACGTCGATCGAAGGCAACTCTAAGAGCACGCAGAGGAACCTATTTCGCGTGCCATCGCGACGAGCTCCTCGAAGTGCATTGGTTGAGGAAAATGATAGCGGTACTGCAACCAATGCGTTCGCTGATGGTGAAATGGACAGTTACCAAGGTTTGGTTGGCCGTCCCGGTATTGACTTTCCAGTTCTAACACACATTCCGAAGACAATTTTCGATTGCAAAAATCATGGAAATGGTTACTTTGCCGATTTAGAAACACGTTGCCAG GTGTTTCATATATGCGACGATGGAAAAAAGATCTCGTTTCTTTGCCCAAACGGTACGATCTTTAGACAGCTTGATTTGATTTGCGACTGGTGGTTTAAAGTTGATTGTGCTGCGACACCGAACCATTTTGCCGAAAGTACCGAAATGCTTACTCAAGCGAAAAGAGCGCGCTTGCAAAGTAAGCATCCAGTACCCCAACCAATCACTCAAAGCGATGAAAGACTTACACTGAACATCCAGGACAAGCGGTTGCTGCTAGGAAACACGAACAATTTTCGGAATGCTAAAACGCCGGCACGTAATACCCTCGAACTGAACAGACGAATGGATCGAATCGTATCAGCCGAATCGAATGGTTTTGGTTCTACAAGAAATGGCAAAACTTTAAAAGATAATACTGATAAAACATATTCGGTGGATGAAATACAGGACACTGCACAAAGTGCGTCGTTTGCCTCAATAGCGAACAAAATGTTCAACACGTATTATGCGCAAGAACAGCTTTTGAAAGATCAAACTAACGTCAACAAACTAAGACGAACGGAGTCCAATGGGGAAGATTCACATCGTGATTACCTCTCGGCATTGTCAAAAGATGGACGAGATGAAaatatcagcagcagcagcagcagcagcagcaacaacaacagacatGCGATGAATTACATGCCTTACACAACTGCACGAAAACTGAATCTAAATAGCAAAGTTACGCAATTTTACACTCCAACAGTACCCACGTTCACTACCAGTACGAGAACAACAACGGTGGGAGCAATAACTGAGGATGCCATGGTCACGACAAAGGCCACAACAATCAATGGTTTCATCAGCGGTGGACCCGTCGGATCCCAGAGCTTCAGCAACCAATTCACTCACCCAATACGGCGTGAAGGTACTGCCGACGAAGAGACGATAATGGATCATGCCATGGAAATTATGCAAActatcaaaaatctaaaaattgaCGAATCTGCAAGTAATGGCGATGCAGCGAAACAAACCATAGATGAAGTGATGGCTACCGCTTCCACCAATACATTCAACGGTCCGTCCATTACGTTCTCTACGATTGCATCGCCGGCAAAGACTTCCTTCGAGTTTTTGCAGCAACCATCGGGGATTGGTCCAAACATTGATCGTTTCAGAAGGATGCGCATTGTGTCCGAGCGTAGGCCCCAGGTTGATGTCGGACATCGATCACTCCTTACACGCACCACTTTAAATGAATACGATCGTCTGTTTCAAACGAGAAATAATGAAAACGGTGGAAACCATATAGACGATGTGCACggtcacgatcacgatcagtCGGAGACGGAGTTCTACATGGATTCGCAGATGGAACACGATCTGGAAGGTCAATCTTCAAGGTACCCCGTGTTTGGAATGTCAAACTCGACACAGATACGTGAACTGGCACAGATATTTACTCATGCCTTGTCGGCCTACCTTCAAGATCCTGTGACATTTCGTCGCATACTTACTGAAATTCGCCCGAAAGCACCAGGAACGCAAACGGCCAACAAATCGTTTACGCTCGAACGATCGCTCGCTACCGGCGAATTGGAGACTAATGTTCCATCCTTACTTGAAACTACCACATACTCGTCAGTCGATAACTCAATTCAAAACGCTCGTCTGCAGGATGGAGATAATTATGAAGTGCTAGACTTCTCCGATTTATCGACCACAACTACTACCGGCAACCCttcggaaaaagaaacaactgtTCTAGATACCACAACAACACTACCGACAACCACGGTTGATAGTAATACCGATTACAACAGGGTTAGCTTTAAACCAGAAGATATTTCCAGAAAGCAGGGTAAGAGTTTGTCGATCAAGTTTATAACTAACAGTCGCAATGAACTTGCCGATGAAGTGAACAGTGAACTAGGTACACCGGCTTCCTTCAGCTATACTAACCGCTTCGCGGATCAAGCCAGTGCAGAGGGTCAAAATAACAGAGAGGCTGGCGATGTCACATCGACCATAATAAACCGTTTGGACACAAAAGCACCAACAATTTCTAGTGCGTTGCCAACCGCAACAGCTAATGCTGTGACTGAACCAGTACCGGCTCCTCAATCGATTCTTAAACCACCGGTAATAACAAGCAGTCGGTATTCCGCGGAGATCAAGCCAAAAACCACCCTTGTACTGGAAGACGACGAACAGTTGCAACGGGCTCAAAGCGAATCGATCGTATCTAGCCAAAACAATCGACCAATTTACGAACGAAACAAGTACAGTGTCATtagtttgcataattttaggGACAATCCCACAACCGGAGTTACATCTGGCTCATTGGGGAACCAGACGCCCATCGCTACTGTCCAACCTGCTGCCAATTCGCAACAAGAAGCTAACGGGATAGTGCCATTATCTCGTACCacaatgtcttatacagtaTTTTTTGATCCTTTAACTATTAACGATGAGCTAATGGAgttggaaaaaccaaaaccaacagCAGCTCATATACCAGCAATTCATATGGTTCGACAATATGGATGGAACGGAACACTGCTCAAACCAGATGCTAGCACGCCTAATGTAGCAGCGGACGATTATTCTACGTCACTGATGAGTGAGAATTTGCGCGAAAATTCTACGCTTATGCAGAAGAAGGCAAACGAAATGTTTGGTGAGCTAAACGATGCACAGGCAGATAAACTGATGAGTGCAATTAAAATGGCCGATAAGGATAAGTCGATGCGTCGAttgattttgcttttgatACGTACTTGCGACGACACTCCAACCAGTACGAATGAAGAATCGCGCAAAGCATTGCTGGAAGCGCTAATCAACATTGGAGGTGTGATGAACACTCAAAGTGCGGATGATCTGCGCATCATATCGGACAGCCAAACGCGTGATGCAGACTATCGTCGGGGCAAAGAGATTGGGTACAATAGAGATACAAATTTGTTGTACGCTGGTTCGCCCGATAAATCGACCACTCCAAATATGGCGGCAACGACAGAAAACTATGCAAAAGTTTTGACGGGCTCAAACGATGGCAGCAACAGTGAAGAGCCGCGCGATAGTCAAGAACGCTTTAATAGTGAAGAATGGTTGAAAGGTAATGATGTGCAAACTACCGAGGCCACAACCAAGATGTCTTTGGCATCGGGCGAGGGACAAACCAACTATCTACCGAATACTGTCACCACCCAAGCCAGATGGGCATATGACTATGACAATACCAATCAGCCGCAATCGACCACCACACCGTACCCGTCTACAGTAGGGCAAACAACTGTTGATAGCAGTAGTTCAACTGTATTTACTACGAACGCAGAACCCACCGTGACTACTACATTAACAGCAAATCCTACTTCAGAATCGTCGGACAATCCTAGTTCAACAGCAATTCAAACTACTGTTGACGCAATCGATACAGAGTATAGATCAGTAGAGTCCCTAGAATCAGATAGCTCTTCCGAAATTAAGCCACCTTTTGTCGTATCTCAGCGTTTACCAAAAGACCTTTCAAGTTCACTAGGCTATCCTTCATCGAAAAAGAGCAAACACAATTCTGCACACAATTCTGATACGCGAGCGCTCGAGTTACTGAAATCGCTATACTCTTTGGCGGCGAGATGGGGCTAA
- the LOC126565827 gene encoding uncharacterized protein LOC126565827, with translation MGEEAIPDRILKFLPLRSFIHQDFWHKYAEIKIDIDRLDDSGRPILGTIAMKSGTSTVLEVACSSFNATYQDDSMQGFRCKGILLNHNTLESFRMCDKNLLLRKQALQFYHDLMKQDTIQCSADLVHFMLLSFADLKTYKFFHWFAFPVPTELTYKYDTDQIIPSNLNENLRDSIAQFLYQKPIPNEPFFLYHTTNGIKLLSEYIQHSNIVNNFHEEDMENLYFCYYDPSSDVTAASVSWHLRQMLTYLVVTSPALAERAIECIRVTGYTAAELQLSLMTIHLPKHVKVSDLTLWAGWESDRNCKYLPRLSSLNDSMSPESLAENAVDLNLKLMKWRLIPTLDLGAIKRTKCLLLGAGTLGCNVARSLLAWGVTNITIVDCGKVSLSNPIRQSLYRFEDAVNGGKPKATTAAERLQEINPAAKIIGLNLKIPMPGHPIGQGDEVADTRELLQKLVSLIMDHDVIYLLTDSRESRWLPTMLGAFYNKQVINAALGFDSYLVMRHGTKSADNVNTKDDVGSLCPDGFRKIDCADLGCYFCNDIVAPGNSMKDRTLDQQCTVTRPAVSNMAAALAVELMVSLIQHGNAPAYYRIPKSDTERQQQEPDGLLGIIPHSIRGNIATLQTMATATERYTNCVACSLSVLERYASSKDDFIINVINGTESLETVAGLSQMMSSIFDGNDAKDAIDFESDLSDDS, from the exons ATGGGTGAAGAAGCAATTCCAGATCGTATATTAAAGTTTCTTCCACTTCGTTCTTTTATTCATCAAGACTTTTGGCATAAATATGCTGAGATTAAAATTGACATCGATCGTTTAGATGATTCCGGGCGTCCAATTCTCGGAACTATAGCAATGAAAAGTGGAACTTCGACAGTGCTGGAGGTTGCTTGCAGTTCTTTCAATGC CACGTACCAAGATGACTCTATGCAAGGGTTTCGATGCAAAGGCATTCTATTGAATCATAATACATTGGAGTCATTTAGAATGTGTGATAAGAATTTGCTTCTACGAAAACAAGCTTTGCAGTTTTATCATGATTTGATGAAACAAGACACTATCCAGTGCAGCGCGGATTTGGTACATTTCATGTTGCTTTCATTCGCG gatttaaaaacatataaattcTTTCATTGGTTCGCATTTCCTGTGCCTACAGAATTGACCTATAAATACGACACTGATCAAATTATTCCGTCAAACTTGAATGAGAATTTGAGAGATAGCATTGCTCAGTTCTTGTACCAAAAGCCAATACCAAACGAACCGTTCTTTTTGTATCACACAACTAATGGCATTAAACTGTTATCAGAGTATATTCAACATAGCAATATCGTTAACAACTTTCATGAAGAGGATatggaaaatttatatttctgtTATTACGATCCATCGAGCGATGTGACTGCTGCCTCTGTGAGTTGGCACTTGCGGCAAATGCTTACATATCTTGTCGTAACAAG TCCTGCGCTAGCTGAACGTGCAATAGAATGCATTCGTGTCACTGGATATACAGCAGCTGAACTTCAGTTATCTCTAATGACAATACACCTTCCAAAACACGTAAAAGTTAGCGATCTTACACTTTGGGCAGGTTGGGAATCGGATagaaattgtaaatatttgcccCGATTGTCATCATTAAACGATAGCATGTCGCCCGAAAG cCTCGCTGAAAATGCAGTTGATTTAAATCTGAAACTTATGAAGTGGCGCCTCATTCCTACACTCGATCTTGGAGCAATTAAACGAACCAAATGCCTTCTGTTAGGCGCCGGTACTCTGGGATGCAATGTTGCCCGATCATTATTG gcgTGGGGTGTCACCAACATAACAATAGTAGATTGCGGTAAAGTTTCCCTGTCGAATCCAATTCGACAATCTTTGTATCGTTTTGAAGATGCTGTCAATGGAGGAAAACCGAAGGCTACAACCGCTGCTGAACGACTACAAGAAATCAATCCAGCTGCG AAAATAATTGGATTGAATCTAAAAATTCCAATGCCCGGACATCCAATCGGTCAAGGGGACGAAGTTGCAGATACAAGAGAATTATTACAAAAACTTGTAAGTCTTATTATGGATCATGATGTAATTTACTTGCTGACTGACTCACGTGAAAGTCGTTGGCTTCCAACAATGCTTGGTGCATTTTATAATAAG CAAGTTATAAATGCAGCCCTAGGGTTCGATTCTTATCTGGTTATGCGTCATGGCACAAAGAGCGCCGATAATGTTAATACGAAAGATGATGTTGGATCGCTATGTCCGGATGGATTCCGTAAGATCGATTGCGCTGATTTGGGATGCTATTTTTGCAATGATATCGTAGCTCCTGGAAAT TCAATGAAAGATCGTACGTTGGATCAACAGTGCACTGTGACGCGTCCGGCTGTATCAAATATGGCGGCAGCATTGGCTGTTGAGTTGATGGTTTCTCTAATTCAGCATGG AAATGCTCCCGCATACTACCGCATCCCTAAGTCGGATACTGAAAGGCAGCAACAAGAGCCAGACGGATTACTTGGAATTATACCTCACTCCATACGTGGTAACATTGCTACCCTACAAACGATGGCTACAGCTACAGAGCGTTACACAAACTGTGTTGCTTGTTCACTGTCGGTTCTCGAACGCTATGCCTCTAGCAAAGatgattttataattaatgtAATAAATGGGACAGAATCTCTtgaaacagtggctggcctcAGCCAAATGATGTCCAGCATATTTGACGGCAACGATGCGAAG GATGCAATTGACTTTGAAAGTGATTTGTCGGATGACTCGTAA